The Microcebus murinus isolate Inina chromosome 23, M.murinus_Inina_mat1.0, whole genome shotgun sequence genome includes the window CTGGTGAGTCATGCCTACAAATGATAAGATCTCATTAAATAGGTTTTGTTAATCCAATAtaatgtggtttacttcccaacctgattctagCATTGCATGAAAGATAGATGATCCTTATCTTAACTCCTTTCTGCTGACTCCTGGTCTTTTAGACATAGCCTAACTCTTgcagccaattgtcaactaaagaatccttaaacccacctatgacttgtaaTGACTTGAGATGTCCCACGTTTTCGGGACAAACCAATACAtgctttccatgtattgattcatgactttacctataattcctgtctccctaaaatgtataaaaccaaactgtaacccaattACAGGAAgtccacttgttcaaggcttcttgggtgtggctctgggtcataatcctcaaatctggctcagaataaacctctttaaattattttgcagggtgtggcttcttttctgttggcCACAGCCAGGGGCTCAAACTTATATCTTGTTGAAGTCACAGTCCAAGTTCTTTCCACTCCTTGACTCACAATGGAGTtatatcctgataaacccatAGGAAAATAtagtaagttgaaaatgcatttaatatactaACCTACTGAAcgtcatagcttagcctagcttaACCTGAATGttctcagaacacttacattagcctacagttggacaaaatcatctaacacaaagcctattttataataaattgttgaATATCCCATGTAATTTACTGAATattatactgaaagtgaaaaacagaatggtggcTTAGTtactcaaagtatggtttctactgaatgtgtattgctttcGTACCATCATAAAATCAAAAAAATGTAAGTGGAACCATGGTAAGTTGGGGATCATCTGTATTTGAATAGGGACACACAGTTGTACAAAGAGAATGTGCAGAGTCACTGAACACAGTGATCAACCTTCTTGGTGatataagaaatgcaaatgaacaaaattcatgaaatacatttttcctaTTAAATGAGGATTCCCCCCTAGGAGATACCTATTTCTGGTAAAAGTATGTTTATATGACATTGAAAGAAATTTGTGAACATAGATTGAAAATCCTAAATAcaatcatattctttttttaaaagttttttaattttttttatttcggcatattatgggggtacagattttaaggtttcaataaatgcccatttccccccctccccccacaagtctgagtctccagcatgaccatcccccagatggtgcacatctcactcattatatatgtatatacccgcccccctcccccctgcccaataccctattactgcagtacctatgtgaccacttaggtgctgttcagttaataccaatttgctggtgagtatatgtggtgcttgtttttccattcttgggaaacttcacttaatagtatgggttccagctctaaccaggaaaatataagatgtgctatatcaccattgtttcttagagctgaatagtactccatggtatacatataccacatttattaatccattcttagattgatgggcacttgggctgtttccacagccttgcaattatgaattgtgctgctataaacatttgagtgcaggtgtcttttttgtagaatgtcattggatcttttgggtagatgcccagcaatgggattgctggatcaaatggtagattcacttgtatcgctttaaggtatctccatattgctttccacagaggttgaactaatttgcagtcccaccagcagtgtaggagtatagaattttttttatttccatcttgatttcttcatttatgaagtaatcatttagtaggaggttgtttaatttccacatttttgtgtagaaatgtgagtttctgttagggttgatttctacttttattccactgtgatctgagaaggtacatggtatgatttctattttttttaaatttcttgagatttactttgtgtcctaggatatggtcaatcttagagaatgtcccgtgagctgatggtaagaatgtatattcagtggatttggggtagaatgtcctgtagatgtcagtcagacccagttgttccaaggttttgtttaagtccatcatttctttattaattttctgtttggaggatctgtcttgtgccgtcagtggggtgttgaaatctccggtgattatggagttgctattaatccatttgcttagatccagtaaggtttgctttatgaaactgggtgcccctaagttgggtgcatatatatttaaaattgttatcacttcttgttgaagtgtgcccttcaccattatataatgaccctctttatctttcactacttttgttggtttaaaaactaaatcgtctgaaattagaactgccatgccagccttcttttggctttcacttgcctagaatactgatctctacccttttacttttagtctatatgcatgcttgcaggttagatgtgtttcctgaagacagcatatacttggcctgtattttcttatccattcagccagcctatgtgtcttgagtggagagtttaagccattcacatttattgagagaactgataggtaaggtagattactgttcattttgttgggttggatgttgttgttttgatttctctcttgagccattgtattatctggcctttaatctttgggttttggttgtttttatatttgtgggtttttattatggtgttccgtgcataacactgttttgagtacttcttgtagggctggtcttgtcttggtgaattctctgagactttgcttgtctgagaatgtctttatttctccttcatatatgaagcttagttttgtagggaataagattctaggcggggcattgttttgtttcagaagagtgagaatggggccccagtctctccttgcttgtaaagtctcattagagaagtctgatgttattcgaattggctttcccttgtatgtcacttgcttcttttgtcttacagctcttagaaggggctctttagttgatattttggtcagtctgatgactgcatgtcctgacgtcttcctgtttggattgaatctcccaggggtcctctgagcttcttgaacttgtatatcgagattttgagcaaggcctgggaaattttcctctattatatcttcaaatagcttgtccaacccttgggtgttgtcttcttccccttctggtaaccctatgaccctcacattaggtttcttcacataatcccacatctcttgtggGATTGTGACTTCAAcaatctcttgtaggctttgctcttttctcttgtttctctgctctatctctgtgatggttttatttagttggagggtgttatcttcaatctctgagattctttcttctgtttgatctaccctgttcttgagactttccactgtattttgtagttccctgaattgattcttcatttccaggagttcggttaaacttttcttcattgtgtctatttctttagtgaacttttgttctaggtcctggaggctttttgtggtttctttgtgttggttattgagttgttgttgcaggtcggtgagtgttcttatgatccacatacgaaattcctcttctttcattttggttgcctgatttgggttggtgtccgtttctagggggttggtgctcctctttgggggtgtgttttccgtttggttcttcatatttcctgagttctttcgctgatttcttcccatgtcgatcagttgttgtttctttcctttaggttattgtttgggtattcacacgccttgtttagtttctgagccggtaggtggtgtctgtgggtgagattcgaccactccctgtataatgagtcagtgggtgccgtgaaaaggctgtgcaggatgccgtccctgtcagtaggtggcgcttgcttggaggaacaggccatgctgttgtttttgtgtcctgttatcagctcttgttttgGGCGGacctgggttgggtaagcctgccctcaggcaacaccaatgccgttagcaggggtcaaagttctgttctctgcttccaggaaaagctgtcagggcggggctggaatggtcccgctcagccagaaagtctgcttgtgggggtggggctgtttgagaccctcagtctggagcaggcctcaactccgcagctactcctgggcctctgccagcaggccagaccacacgccaccaggcctccccggattgtgatgccggcggggaggttccctgcgcagaaacgctgcctgggctgggcgcaaggcctccctttggtgggagggttgccctctaggatgctgatctgcccctggaggcgcacacacctcagcaggctgttcacaaatatcccttctgtgccccgggcaatgctagacctcggtgcacgggatctggtctgcaggtccgacctctgggtcccagagttcaaactgtatccccaccagggagaggagttccggtcccaattcacccacagggagcccaagctggttctatgtctctcagcctctgggtcggcaccgttctcctgagAACacgatgccagcagcacctgggagggctggcgggtaggaagctcacagtctgagttcccctgagtcagctgtagggtcccaaaagggaaggtcctgttccctggaggtgcctctggctggtggctgtattgtctctctgggcagccgcgggtagggttggcggaggggaggaggaggcaatatggtgcctgctgcacggctcaggtctgtgcacgtGGAGGttccccgagggatttgggagtctggtgccgcgtccgctacatgctcaccactagctggcggcggccgtctctgggctggtgtccacacatctctccacccactggggagcccaccagcagtcccaaatgcaggggaggggaaaggtgatttatccacctacccttcccaatggtctctgggctgctccagcggtctcagaTTCCAGTTCTCCTCCTTAGCCTCCTCCCGTAGAGTCTCCCAggatctcaggtacccctctttctGGCCCTCGTTTGCTGTATacttgccttcttgcttcttttttctaatttctgctagaatctgtcttttctgcagagacactctttctggcggtgtttctcatccaccatcttgatcctcttATCTACAATCATATTCTTGACCGATCATTCAGTTCTTTGAGGTCTATCATAAGAAGTCTATCATAAGATCTATCATAGAAAAACAAGCTAAAATAAGCTgcaacaattgcaaagatatggaaacaacccaagtgcccatcaatacgtgagtggattaataaaatgtggtatatgtataccatggagttctactcagccacaaaaaataatggtgatctagcacctcttgtattgtcctggatagagctggagcccattctactaagcgaagtattccaagaatggaaaaataagcaccacatgtactcaccatcaaattggtattaactgacttaactgaccaacacttcagtgcatatatagtagtaacattcatcgggtgtcagacaggtgggaggagagaggaggggatggttgTGGTTtggatgtggtgtgcaccatctgggggatggacatgcttgaagctctgatttggttggggcaaaggcaattatgtaacctaagcatctgtacccctgtaatatgatgaaataaaaaattaaaaataaataaataaataagctgcaacatcatttagaaatgtttaaaaatttgtaattaaaaaatcttgtttaaagcttatttttaaatataatagtaaGTAGGGAAATGAAACAACTGTATTGTGGCATATTGCACAGtcattaaaatctttaaaaatctttgtaataACATAGGAGATCATTTACAGTAtgacattaaatgaaaaaagcaggaTACAAAGTTGTACAGTATGAGCccaactgtttaaaaaaatgatagaaatatgCTCAAATATTAACAGTGGCTATTTCTGGGCAGTGGGACTTATAgagtaataattttcttattttgaattgaCGTATATTcacaatattctataattttaaagttctgtaataaataagtagatatattcagaaaaagttgccagtaaaattaatttctctgatTCAAGTGTTTTATCCCTGTTACAAAGcacctctctgtctgtctccagGCGGAATGCCGGAAGACTGAACATGGTTCCTCCTCACGCTGCTGATCCACAGTCAGATAACTGATTAGATCCCAAGcagatagttttcattttctcaaagaaaagggagaaagttgCAGCCAGTGGCATTTACCATCATGGAGGCCAAGGGTGGTGACAGTGCCCGGGAGGGACCTGCCTCCTCCCGCAGGAGGACGGCCACCATGGAAGACAACCGCTTGTTGATCAAAGCTGTTGAAGAGGAAGATGTCCAGATGGTCCAGCAACTGCTGGAAAGAGGAGCCGATGCCAATTTCCAGGAGGAGTCAGGGGGCTGGACGGCTCTGCACAACGCAGTGCAAGCCTGCAGGGGGGACATCGTGGGCCTTCTGCTCCGCCACGGTGCGGACCCTTGCCTGAGGAAGTGGAACGGGGCCACTCCCTTCATCGTCGCCGCGATCGTGGGAAACGTGCCGCTGCTCGAGCTTTTCCTCTCCAAGGGAGCAGACGTCAACGAGTGTGATTGTAACGGCTTCACGGCCTTCATGGAAGCCGCCCAGTACGGGTGGGTGGAAGCCTTGAGATTCCTGCACGGGCGCGGCGCGGGCGTGAACGCGAGCAGGAAGCCCAAGGTGGGCCAAGAGCGGCTCAGGAAAGGAGGCGCCACGGCGCTCATGGACGCTGCCGAGGAAGGCCGCCTGGAGGTCGTGAGGGTTCTCCTGGATGAGATGGGGGCAGATGTCCACGCCCGCGACAACATGGGCAGAAATGCCTTGATCCACGCCCTTCTGAGCTCCCGCGATGGCAACGTGGAGGCCATTGCGCGCCTCCTGCTGGACCGTGGGGCCGATGTCAACGCCAGGGGAGAAAGGGGGAAGACGCCCCTGATCCTGGCCGTGGAAAAGAGGCGCGTGGCTGTGGTGCAGATGCTTCTGGAGCGAGAGCACATAGAGATCGACGACACAGACAGCGAGGGCAAGACAGCGCTGCTGATTGCCGTGGAGCTCAAGCTGAGCGACATCGCCGGGCTGCTGTGTGCCCGGGGAGCCAGCACAGGCTGTGGGGACCTGGTCACCATAGCCAAGCGGAATTACGACACTCGCCTCGTGAAGCTTCTCGTCTGCCACGGAGCTACGGAGTGTTTTCGCCCTCCTGCTGCGGACTGGAAGCCTCAGAGCTCACGCTGGGGGGCAGCCCTGAAAACGCTCCACCGAATGTACCGCCCTATGATCGGCAAACTCAAGATCTTCATGGACGAAAGTTATAAAGTCGCTGACACTTCTGAAGGGGGCGTCTACCTGGGGATCTACGAGGAGCGAGAGGTAGCTGTGAAGACGTTCTGTGACGGCAGCGTGCGTGCACAGCAAGAAGTCTCCTGTCTGCAAAGCAGCCGAGAGAACAGTAACTTGGTGACATTCTATGGCAGTGAGAGCCGCAGGGGCTGCTTGTACGTGTG containing:
- the RNASEL gene encoding 2-5A-dependent ribonuclease isoform X2, yielding MEAKGGDSAREGPASSRRRTATMEDNRLLIKAVEEEDVQMVQQLLERGADANFQEESGGWTALHNAVQACRGDIVGLLLRHGADPCLRKWNGATPFIVAAIVGNVPLLELFLSKGADVNECDCNGFTAFMEAAQYGWVEALRFLHGRGAGVNASRKPKVGQERLRKGGATALMDAAEEGRLEVVRVLLDEMGADVHARDNMGRNALIHALLSSRDGNVEAIARLLLDRGADVNARGERGKTPLILAVEKRRVAVVQMLLEREHIEIDDTDSEGKTALLIAVELKLSDIAGLLCARGASTGCGDLVTIAKRNYDTRLVKLLVCHGATECFRPPAADWKPQSSRWGAALKTLHRMYRPMIGKLKIFMDESYKVADTSEGGVYLGIYEEREVAVKTFCDGSVRAQQEVSCLQSSRENSNLVTFYGSESRRGCLYVCVTLCEETLEARLAAHRGETVENEEDKFARNVLLSIFQAVRELHLSCGYTHQDLQPRNILIDSKNAVRLADFDKSIKWAGDPQEIKRDLEALGRLVLYVVKKEDISFEKLKAQSNEEVVLLSPDEETKDLIRLLFHPGENRRDCLSDLLGHPFFWTWESRYRTLRNVGNESDIKMRVSESEILQLLELGPYEHSKSFARWTEKMGKLKHRQFFQSQRASEGATGFEAGKNGCRCRVLKLPRCTKLLIGWCPAHQLI
- the RNASEL gene encoding 2-5A-dependent ribonuclease isoform X1 translates to MEAKGGDSAREGPASSRRRTATMEDNRLLIKAVEEEDVQMVQQLLERGADANFQEESGGWTALHNAVQACRGDIVGLLLRHGADPCLRKWNGATPFIVAAIVGNVPLLELFLSKGADVNECDCNGFTAFMEAAQYGWVEALRFLHGRGAGVNASRKPKVGQERLRKGGATALMDAAEEGRLEVVRVLLDEMGADVHARDNMGRNALIHALLSSRDGNVEAIARLLLDRGADVNARGERGKTPLILAVEKRRVAVVQMLLEREHIEIDDTDSEGKTALLIAVELKLSDIAGLLCARGASTGCGDLVTIAKRNYDTRLVKLLVCHGATECFRPPAADWKPQSSRWGAALKTLHRMYRPMIGKLKIFMDESYKVADTSEGGVYLGIYEEREVAVKTFCDGSVRAQQEVSCLQSSRENSNLVTFYGSESRRGCLYVCVTLCEETLEARLAAHRGETVENEEDKFARNVLLSIFQAVRELHLSCGYTHQDLQPRNILIDSKNAVRLADFDKSIKWAGDPQEIKRDLEALGRLVLYVVKKEDISFEKLKAQSNEEVVLLSPDEETKDLIRLLFHPGENRRDCLSDLLGHPFFWTWESRYRTLRNVGNESDIKMRVSESEILQLLELGPYEHSKSFARWTEKIDECVMKKMNYFYTRKRRLLYQDTVGDLLKFIRNIGEHIDEDTNKGIKSILGDPSRYFQKTFPDLMMYVYTKLQNTEYRKHFPEAHSPNQPECDGDGEASGLASPGADLVV